TGCTTCGCACGCCGAGTCGCGCGGCCACTTCAATTCACATGAAATTCGCGCCGAGTCGGGGGATACGGCTGGTCATCTGATTAGCTCATCACCGAAGTCGCCCCGGCCGCGTTCCCGCCCCGATGCTTCGCACGCCGAGTCACGCGGCCACTTCAATTCACATGAAATTCGCGCCGAGCCGCCTGAAAAGCAGTATGTAGAAGCGCTGATGGCGGACTTGGAATCGGTGCTGCCGCAAATCAGGGACCGCAAAATTCACAGCGTATTCTTCGGCGGCGGCACGCCGAGCATCATGAGCGCGGAAACGATAGATGCTATTCTCACCGCGGTACGCGCGCGATTGACCCTCGATGCCTGCGCTGAAATTACGCTGGAAGCCAATCCCGGAACCTTTGAGGCAACGAAGTTCGCGGCTTTTCGCGCCGCCGGCGTGAACCGCCTTTCCATCGGCATCCAAAGCTTCAATCCCGGACACCTCAAAGCGCTGGGACGCATCCATGATGATCTTGAGGCGCGCCGCGCCGTCGAAATCGCGCAAAGGCACTTCGATAATATCAATCTGGATTTGATGTACGCGCTGCCGGGGCAGATGCCGGGAGAAGCGCTTCAGGACATCGAGGCCGCAATTTCATATTCGCCGCAGCATATTTCCGCCTACCACCTGACCATAGAGCCGAATACGCTGTTTCATCGTTATCCGCCGCGGCTGCCGGATGATGAGTTGAGCGCGCAAATGCAGGCAACGATAGAAGAAGCTCTGGCGGATAACGGCTACAGGCATTACGAAACTTCCGCTTTCGCGCGGGAAGGCTTTCAATCCAGGCATAACCTCAATTACTGGCGTTTCGGCGATTATCTGGGCATCGGCGCCGGCGCGCACAGCAAAATCAGCATGCCGCAAAGAATAATCCGCCAGATGCGCTACAAGCAGCCGAAGGAGTATATGAATCAGACGCTCCTCGGCACGCCGGTGCAGGAAGAGCATGAAATCGCAAGCCGTGATCTTGGCTTCGAATTCATGATGAATGCGCTGCGCCTCATCGAAGGTTTTCCCGCCGGCTTGTTTGAAGAGCGGACAGGATTGCCGATCATCGCCGTGCAAAGGGAGCTGGATGAAGCGGAACGACGCGGGCTCATCGTTCGCGATCGCCGGAATATCGCGCCGACTTTACGCGGGCAGCGGTTTCTAAATGACCTTTTGCAGATATTCATCCAAGAGCCGGGACCGCCCGGCAGCGGGTGACTTTCTTTGGCCGGGCAAAGAAAGTCACCAAAGAAACGCCGCCCCGGTTCGCCGTCCTTTGGATTCCCTTGCGCTGCTCGCTTAGGCGGGCGGCTGCGCAACTCGCGCTGCGCGCTCAGACAGTGCTCGCCGACTTCTCCCGCCCAAGCTCCGCTGCTCGGCGGCTCACAGGGGGTATGTCAATTCGCTTCGTTGTTATTTTGAATGTCCTGGATTCTTTTAAAGACTAAATCCCATACCCGATGCCCCAGCTTCAACCCCCGCTGCTCGAACTTGGTGAGCGGGCGGTAGGCGGGACGTGAGGCGTAATTTTCAGCCGTATTGGCGAGCCCCGGTTCGGCGTCGAGCACAGCGAGAATATGCTCGGCATAATTCTGCCAGTCCGTCGCTACGTGCAAATGAGCTCCTGTTTTCATTCGTTGGCACAGGAGCGAAACAAAATCCGGTTGGATCAGGCGCCGCTTGTGGTGGCGCTTTTTCGGCCAGGGATCGGGAAAGAAAATATGCACGCCGGAAAACGAATCCGGTGCAAGCATCTGTTGCAAGACTTCCATAGCGTCATGCTGGATAATCCGCACATTGCTTAATTCTGCGGCATCGATTTGCTTAAGCAGACTGCCCACGCCCGGCGTGTGCACTTCTATAGCGAGGTAATCGTTTTCGGGATGCTCTCCGGCAATCGTTGCGGTGGATTCGCCCATGCCGAAGCCGATTTCCAGAATCTTCGGAGCAATGCGGCCAAACGCACGGTTGAGATCAAGCAGTGATGCGGCATACGGAATGCCATATTTAGGCAGCAGGGTTTCATGCGCCCGTTTCTGGGCATTGGAAATCCTGCCCTGCCGCAGGACGTAACTCCTTATCGGTTTCATCGGAAAGTGCGGGGCGGTTACGCGGCTTTGTTTTGGCCGATGATGCCGCTCTCGGGAGAGCTGGGCGAGGCGGTATAGATTTTTTTCGGCATGCGTCCGGCGAGATACGCCTCGCGCCCCGCTTCGACGGCTTTTTTCATGGCGGAAGCCATCAGCACCGGATTTTGCGCGGCGGCGATCGCGGTGTTCATCAGCACGCCGTCGCAGCCGAGCTCCATCGCAATCGCCGCATCGGAAGCGGTGCCCACGCCGGCATCCACCAGCACCGGCACTTTGGCGTTGGCGATAATGATTTGCAGGTTATGCGGATTGAGAATGCCCATTCCCGACCCAATCAGTGATGCGAGCGGCATCACTGCGACACAGCCGATTTCCTCCAACTGCTTCGCCACGATGGGGTCGTCCGAGGTATAGACCATCACCTTGAAGCCCTCCTTGACCAATTTCTCCGCCGCGCCCAAGGTTTCCACGATGTCGGGATAAAGCGTATGCGAGTCGCCCAGCACCTCGAGCTTCACCAAATCATGCCCGTCCAAAAGCTCGCGCGCCAGGCGCAGCGTGCGGATTGCATCTTCCGCCGTGTAGCAGCCCGCGGTGTTGGGGAGAATCGTGTAGGTTGAGGGCGGGATGAAATCCAGCAGGCTGGGCTCGCCGCGGTTCTGGCCGATATTGGTGCGGCGGATGGCGATGGTGACGATTTGCGCGCCGCTTGCCTCGATCGCGGCCCGGGTCTGCGCGAAATCCTTGTATTTGCCGGTGCCCACGAGCAAGCGCGAAGTATAGGTTTTGCCGGCGATGATCAAATTGTCCATAGTCTAATTGAATATTTTACCGCGGAGGACGCGGAGGAAGGCAAAACTAATCAATCCTGACCGCCGATAAACGCCGATAGTCGCCGATGAAACCACAACTTATCCCGAATGAAATCGAATGGACTGCGTTTATCTGCGTTCATCGGCGGTTAAAAGATTGAGTTGGCCTTTCTCTGCGTTCTCTGCGGTTTAAAGCTTTACCCGCCGCCGACGGCGATGACGATTTCCAACTGATCGCCGTCACGGAGAATTTCATCGTTGAAACGGCTGCGCGGCACGATTTCGCCGTTTCTTTCCAGCGCCAGCCGCCTGCCCTTTAGCTCCAGCTTTTCCAGCAGTTGGGTGAGGTTGAGGCGCTCGTCAAAATGGCGGGGTTCGCCGTTGATGGTCAGCGCTATCATTTTGTCATTTGCCATGAATTGGATACAATGGAATTCTATCACGCGGGTGTAGTTCAATGGTAGAACGAAAGCTTCCCAAGCTTTAGACGTGGGTTCGATTCCCATCACCCGCTCCAGCTTATAACTGCCCCAAAAGGTTCAGACTATGAAAAACATTTTTAAATACGGGTTCTTCGCGCTGGGCGGCCTGGTCGTGGTTGTGCTGGCCATTGTGGCGTATATCGCCGCCACATTCGATCCCAATCAGTACAAGCCGCAAATCGTGCAGCTGGTGAAGGAAAAACAGCAGCGCACGCTGAAAATCGATGGTGACATCAAGCTTTCTTTCTTTCCCAGCATCGGCGTCAATCTGCCCAAGCTGGCCTTGAGCGAGCACCAGTCCGACAAGGAGTTTGCCGCCGTGGACAGCGCGCGCGTATCACTGAAGCTCATGCCGCTCCTGAGCAAGCAGGTGGTGGTGGATGAAGTGGAAGTCAAGGGCCTGCGCGCGAATCTCATCCGGCATAAGGACGGCCACACCAATATTGACGATTTGATCAACGCGGGCGAAGCGAAGCCTGGGGCCAAGGCCGAAGCGAAGCCGGGTGCGCCCCAGTTCGACATCGGCCATGTCGATATCGAAAACACCACGCTGGTTTACACCGACGAGGGTTCCGGCGCCAAATACACATTGCGCGATGTCCATTTGAAAACGGGACGCATCGCCAACGGTACGCCGGGGCAGATTGAAGCGGCTTTCAACGTCTCGGGCAACCAGCCCAAGTTCGATCTGAATATCCGCCTCAAGACGCGGCTGACATTTGATCTTGCGGGCCAAAATTATTTGCTGGAAGCGTTTGATCTGGCGCTGAAGGGAGAAGCGGCGGGCATCACCAAACTGGCGATTAACGCCGCAGGCAATGTTGGTGCCAAATTGCAAAGCAAGGAATTCAGCGTCGACAAGCTCAAGCTCAGCGTGACCGGCGTCAAGGACAAGGACAATCTGGATGTCAGCCTCGATGCCCCGAAAATCAACCTGGCGCAGGAAAAATTTTCCGGCGACAAAGTGGTTTTGCTGGCGAAAATGAGCGGCCAGAACAACGCTACCGCCCATCTGACCGTGTCGGCGCTGCAGGGCACGCAGCAGGCGTTCAAGACCGGTGCGATCAATCTGGAACTCGACGCAAAACAGGGCGAGCAAACGCTGAAAGCGAAACTTTCCACGCCGCTCTCCGGCAATCTCAAGGACATGCAATTCAACCTTCCCGCGATTGCCGCCAATTTCACCGTCAGCGGTCCCGGTCTTCCCAACAAGAGCGTTTCCGGCGAACTCAAGGGCAGCGCCGCGATCGATGCGGCAAAAGAGCACGTGCAGGCCATTCTTTCCGGCAGACTGGAAGACAGCTCCTTGAAAGCCAAACTGGGCGTCGCCGGTTTTGCCAGGCCTGTCATCAATTTTGATTTGGACATTGACAAACTCGATGTTGACCGCTACCTGCCGCAGAAAACCGCTGAAGCCGCACCCGCAGCCAAACCGGCCGAAACCAATCAACCCGAGAAGCCGATTGATCTCTCCGCGCTGAAAAATCTCAACGCCAACGGCAGCCTGCGGGTGGGCAATCTCAAAGTAGCCAACGTCAAGGCGGCACAAGTCCGCGTGGACCTCAAGGCGGTGAACGGCAAGA
This is a stretch of genomic DNA from Burkholderiales bacterium. It encodes these proteins:
- the hemW gene encoding radical SAM family heme chaperone HemW, with amino-acid sequence MRAEPPEKQYVEALMADLESVLPQIRDRKIHSVFFGGGTPSIMSAETIDAILTAVRARLTLDACAEITLEANPGTFEATKFAAFRAAGVNRLSIGIQSFNPGHLKALGRIHDDLEARRAVEIAQRHFDNINLDLMYALPGQMPGEALQDIEAAISYSPQHISAYHLTIEPNTLFHRYPPRLPDDELSAQMQATIEEALADNGYRHYETSAFAREGFQSRHNLNYWRFGDYLGIGAGAHSKISMPQRIIRQMRYKQPKEYMNQTLLGTPVQEEHEIASRDLGFEFMMNALRLIEGFPAGLFEERTGLPIIAVQRELDEAERRGLIVRDRRNIAPTLRGQRFLNDLLQIFIQEPGPPGSG
- the trmB gene encoding tRNA (guanosine(46)-N7)-methyltransferase TrmB, which translates into the protein MKPIRSYVLRQGRISNAQKRAHETLLPKYGIPYAASLLDLNRAFGRIAPKILEIGFGMGESTATIAGEHPENDYLAIEVHTPGVGSLLKQIDAAELSNVRIIQHDAMEVLQQMLAPDSFSGVHIFFPDPWPKKRHHKRRLIQPDFVSLLCQRMKTGAHLHVATDWQNYAEHILAVLDAEPGLANTAENYASRPAYRPLTKFEQRGLKLGHRVWDLVFKRIQDIQNNNEAN
- a CDS encoding thiazole synthase, yielding MDNLIIAGKTYTSRLLVGTGKYKDFAQTRAAIEASGAQIVTIAIRRTNIGQNRGEPSLLDFIPPSTYTILPNTAGCYTAEDAIRTLRLARELLDGHDLVKLEVLGDSHTLYPDIVETLGAAEKLVKEGFKVMVYTSDDPIVAKQLEEIGCVAVMPLASLIGSGMGILNPHNLQIIIANAKVPVLVDAGVGTASDAAIAMELGCDGVLMNTAIAAAQNPVLMASAMKKAVEAGREAYLAGRMPKKIYTASPSSPESGIIGQNKAA
- the thiS gene encoding sulfur carrier protein ThiS; the encoded protein is MALTINGEPRHFDERLNLTQLLEKLELKGRRLALERNGEIVPRSRFNDEILRDGDQLEIVIAVGGG
- a CDS encoding AsmA family protein, encoding MKNIFKYGFFALGGLVVVVLAIVAYIAATFDPNQYKPQIVQLVKEKQQRTLKIDGDIKLSFFPSIGVNLPKLALSEHQSDKEFAAVDSARVSLKLMPLLSKQVVVDEVEVKGLRANLIRHKDGHTNIDDLINAGEAKPGAKAEAKPGAPQFDIGHVDIENTTLVYTDEGSGAKYTLRDVHLKTGRIANGTPGQIEAAFNVSGNQPKFDLNIRLKTRLTFDLAGQNYLLEAFDLALKGEAAGITKLAINAAGNVGAKLQSKEFSVDKLKLSVTGVKDKDNLDVSLDAPKINLAQEKFSGDKVVLLAKMSGQNNATAHLTVSALQGTQQAFKTGAINLELDAKQGEQTLKAKLSTPLSGNLKDMQFNLPAIAANFTVSGPGLPNKSVSGELKGSAAIDAAKEHVQAILSGRLEDSSLKAKLGVAGFARPVINFDLDIDKLDVDRYLPQKTAEAAPAAKPAETNQPEKPIDLSALKNLNANGSLRVGNLKVANVKAAQVRVDLKAVNGKIDINPLAANLYQGSVNGSIGINAAATPAFTVKQNLKGISIGPLLKDAANYDALEGKGNLSLDVVTQGATVSALKKALNGKAALNLADGAVKGINIGETIRNFKSKLGALKGQQTQAADKSQKTDFTELKASFDIRNGVAHNDDLSMKSPLLRLTGSGDINIGEDSLNYLAKASIVESGKGQGGADISSLKGVTIPVRVSGPFKAPQYSLDFGAAATEVVKQKAEEAVKSKLQDKLKGLLK